A genomic segment from Legionella micdadei encodes:
- a CDS encoding flagellar basal body L-ring protein FlgH — protein sequence MKLIISFFILLLVLPLARAVSLFDENNYRSLIADRKAYLPGDLLTVIVMETSDAHSSADLASGKEIKAALEANYNKEHHKVGFGLSGKGRSAAKTGRNGKIKAALTVRIKNVQSGGYLVEGHQLIRINGEQQTILLRGIVRSEDISSQNTVLSTRLANAQITYTGDGSVADSQRRNYVYKMLSLVGLV from the coding sequence ATGAAATTAATCATTAGCTTCTTTATTCTTCTGTTAGTCCTTCCTTTAGCAAGGGCGGTGAGTTTATTTGACGAAAACAATTATCGCTCGCTTATTGCCGATAGAAAAGCTTATTTGCCTGGCGATCTTTTGACCGTCATCGTTATGGAAACATCAGATGCCCACAGTAGTGCCGATCTTGCTTCGGGCAAGGAAATCAAGGCTGCATTAGAAGCAAATTATAACAAAGAACACCACAAGGTCGGTTTTGGTTTAAGTGGTAAAGGTCGCTCTGCCGCTAAAACTGGCCGTAATGGCAAAATTAAAGCTGCTCTAACTGTGCGCATTAAGAATGTTCAATCTGGCGGTTATCTCGTAGAAGGGCATCAGCTTATCCGCATCAATGGCGAACAACAAACAATTTTACTCAGAGGCATTGTCAGATCCGAAGATATCAGTTCGCAAAATACCGTGCTTTCCACTCGCCTTGCTAACGCACAAATTACTTATACCGGGGATGGCTCTGTGGCAGATTCACAGCGACGTAATTACGTGTATAAAATGTTGTCATTGGTGGGGTTAGTGTGA
- a CDS encoding flagellar basal body P-ring protein FlgI has protein sequence MEKLRLRPFRHSLNWLLISLILALSFISSHATVRLKSIAHVSGLQENPITGYGLVIGLAGSGDSRRNKDTTQAIANLLQTFGVNINPNEVNSRNSATVIVTASIPSHAHQGDKLDVNVASLGDAKSLLGGTLLVTPLKGPDNQVYALAQGPISIGGFKYDFYGNVIQKNHPTTGLIPSGAVVEKTIHNELINKEGELHIILNRPDFTTADHVESTLNQQFGANIAFARTAQDIEIHPPAAAKKHFIRFISQLENIVIEPDNLPTVVVNERTGVVIAGADVKIDPVTISHGNLQIAIATAYNISQPTLLSDVSREVHTAITPSSNINVKETTANSVTLSNGATIADLIASLTKAQTSTRDIIAILQSLQRARALHAELVIQ, from the coding sequence ATGGAGAAATTGAGGCTACGACCATTTAGGCATTCACTTAATTGGTTATTGATTAGCTTAATTCTGGCTTTGAGCTTCATTTCAAGCCATGCAACGGTACGCCTTAAATCCATCGCCCATGTCTCAGGTTTACAAGAAAACCCCATCACGGGTTATGGTTTAGTTATTGGCCTTGCTGGTTCGGGCGACTCTCGCCGAAACAAAGACACAACCCAAGCTATTGCTAATCTATTACAAACTTTTGGTGTCAATATCAATCCTAATGAAGTGAACAGCCGAAACTCAGCAACTGTCATTGTGACAGCTAGTATCCCATCTCATGCGCATCAGGGGGATAAACTTGATGTCAATGTCGCCTCCTTAGGCGATGCTAAAAGCCTCCTCGGAGGAACACTTCTGGTCACCCCGCTCAAAGGCCCTGACAATCAAGTGTATGCTCTGGCACAAGGCCCTATTTCGATTGGCGGCTTTAAATACGATTTCTACGGTAATGTAATTCAAAAAAATCATCCCACAACAGGACTTATACCCAGTGGCGCAGTGGTTGAAAAAACGATTCACAATGAATTGATCAATAAGGAAGGTGAATTACACATTATTTTAAATCGCCCAGACTTTACTACCGCCGACCATGTGGAGAGTACGTTAAATCAACAATTCGGTGCCAATATAGCCTTTGCTAGAACAGCTCAAGATATCGAAATTCACCCCCCAGCGGCAGCAAAGAAGCATTTTATTCGTTTTATCAGCCAATTAGAGAACATCGTCATTGAACCTGACAATTTGCCTACAGTTGTAGTTAACGAGCGCACAGGGGTGGTGATTGCCGGTGCTGATGTGAAAATTGATCCTGTTACTATTTCTCATGGAAATTTACAAATTGCTATTGCCACTGCTTATAACATCTCCCAACCCACACTACTCAGTGATGTCAGTAGAGAAGTTCATACCGCGATTACCCCGTCCTCGAATATTAACGTGAAAGAAACGACGGCTAATTCGGTGACACTTAGCAATGGCGCAACCATTGCGGATTTAATTGCTTCTTTAACCAAAGCACAAACATCTACGCGGGATATTATTGCAATTTTGCAAAGCTTGCAGCGTGCAAGAGCCCTACACGCCGAACTGGTGATTCAATAA
- a CDS encoding flagellar basal body protein: protein MSNDPTIELIRLALDASLMRQTAIANNIANANTRHYQTMEVNFEEQLAQTNDISTDLLHNVSPFYKTSNTYSPIDEQIALSVKNTTHYRALIKGLNQKLAIMKLALHGNN, encoded by the coding sequence ATGAGCAATGATCCGACTATCGAATTAATTCGCTTGGCATTAGACGCAAGTTTAATGCGACAAACAGCGATTGCCAATAACATTGCCAATGCGAATACTCGTCATTACCAAACCATGGAGGTCAATTTTGAAGAGCAATTAGCCCAAACAAACGATATCAGTACGGATCTCTTGCACAATGTAAGCCCCTTCTATAAAACCAGCAATACCTATTCGCCAATCGATGAGCAGATTGCTTTAAGTGTAAAAAATACGACTCATTATCGCGCACTCATTAAAGGATTAAATCAAAAGTTGGCCATCATGAAATTGGCTTTACACGGGAACAATTAA
- the flgC gene encoding flagellar basal body rod protein FlgC: MNYDQIYAIAGQGMRLEKLRVDVVANNIANQHSLQNADGTLFQPMQVLATAIPFSDYLGNSEEIDIATIELVPQTTSPNKVYQPGHPAADKQGYVSYPGISMVDEMTTLLRASRSYEANIKIINAAHSLYLQALSIGEER, encoded by the coding sequence ATGAACTATGATCAAATTTATGCAATTGCAGGGCAAGGTATGCGCTTAGAGAAATTACGTGTTGACGTAGTTGCTAACAACATTGCCAATCAGCATAGCTTGCAAAATGCAGATGGGACCCTGTTTCAACCCATGCAAGTTCTAGCAACAGCAATACCTTTTTCAGATTATCTTGGCAACTCAGAAGAAATTGACATTGCCACAATTGAGTTGGTTCCTCAGACTACTTCACCTAATAAAGTTTATCAACCGGGGCACCCTGCAGCCGATAAACAAGGTTATGTCAGCTATCCAGGGATTAGCATGGTGGATGAAATGACCACCCTGTTGCGTGCTTCGCGAAGTTATGAAGCCAACATCAAAATCATCAATGCAGCTCATAGCCTCTATCTTCAGGCCTTAAGTATTGGAGAAGAGCGATGA
- the fliE gene encoding flagellar hook-basal body complex protein FliE: MKLHAPNAIGFNSEIKTIEQVNQSTPSFAGWLTEKLGETNNQLQASDYALQQLASGQTINLHQAMLTLEQAKLSLQFLEQVRNRLMSAYQEIMREQI; this comes from the coding sequence ATGAAACTTCATGCGCCAAATGCAATTGGCTTTAACTCGGAAATAAAGACTATAGAACAAGTCAATCAATCCACTCCTTCTTTTGCCGGCTGGCTAACTGAAAAGCTAGGAGAGACGAATAACCAATTACAAGCATCAGACTATGCGCTCCAACAATTAGCGAGTGGTCAAACAATAAACCTGCATCAGGCCATGTTAACCCTAGAGCAAGCAAAATTATCTTTGCAATTTTTGGAGCAAGTGCGCAATCGCTTGATGAGTGCTTATCAGGAAATAATGAGAGAGCAGATTTAA
- the fliF gene encoding flagellar basal-body MS-ring/collar protein FliF, translated as MKYLETCLHWLKAQSKQRQLSIFIGLILIAGVGILLTYWTITPPYGVLFNHLDSRDANQILNHLEQANIAYKVRNQGSEILIAQPLIDKTRIKLMNSEMQFAQRVGFELFDKSDFGMTDFSQKINYQRALQGELERTISSLDEVQQARVHLSIPEHHLFQQEENQPKAAVSLYLNRPLTSQQVASIQQLITASVAHMQKNNVIIVDQNGNSLTNDEDNSTVGHFAIKKNIEHYLNQKVTQMLNAVFADEEVMVKIDVTLNYDELRRELIKPQHDGIVTHEKETQHSTSSKSDKAHTNRDLTREKSYQFGSEKEHFTRASGNIERLSVSVAIPQFTSQQTIEQIKRLVKSIVGFDEARGDKISIEALITKPTSIPSLPLTSSATQNNAPLNLIFSAIFGCLVLAVFFYSLTVKSRRRQRQFLLTELTQWLNKYE; from the coding sequence GTGAAGTATTTAGAAACTTGCCTGCATTGGTTGAAAGCACAAAGTAAGCAACGCCAATTAAGTATTTTCATTGGCTTAATATTAATTGCTGGCGTTGGCATTTTACTTACATATTGGACTATTACCCCCCCTTATGGTGTTTTATTTAATCACCTAGACAGTCGTGATGCCAATCAAATTCTTAACCATTTAGAACAGGCCAATATTGCCTACAAGGTACGTAATCAAGGCAGTGAAATTCTCATTGCCCAACCTTTAATCGATAAAACTCGCATTAAACTGATGAATAGCGAGATGCAATTTGCGCAACGAGTTGGTTTCGAATTGTTTGATAAAAGCGATTTTGGCATGACCGATTTCTCACAAAAAATAAATTACCAACGTGCCTTGCAAGGCGAATTAGAACGCACCATCAGTAGCCTTGACGAAGTACAACAAGCACGAGTTCATTTAAGTATTCCGGAACATCATTTATTTCAACAAGAGGAAAATCAACCGAAAGCCGCAGTCAGCTTGTACTTAAACCGGCCGCTTACTTCTCAACAAGTCGCTAGCATTCAACAATTGATTACCGCCAGCGTCGCCCACATGCAGAAAAACAATGTGATTATTGTCGATCAAAATGGCAATAGCCTTACTAATGACGAGGATAATTCTACTGTAGGACATTTTGCCATCAAGAAAAACATAGAACACTACCTGAATCAAAAAGTCACACAGATGTTGAACGCTGTTTTTGCTGACGAAGAAGTGATGGTCAAAATTGATGTGACTTTAAATTATGATGAATTGCGGCGCGAACTCATTAAACCACAGCATGATGGGATAGTGACTCATGAAAAAGAAACCCAACACTCCACTTCATCAAAATCAGATAAAGCCCACACTAATCGCGATTTAACCCGGGAAAAGAGTTACCAATTTGGGAGCGAAAAGGAGCATTTTACACGGGCAAGCGGCAATATAGAGCGGCTTTCCGTATCGGTTGCAATTCCTCAATTTACTAGTCAGCAAACCATTGAACAAATCAAACGCCTGGTGAAATCAATTGTCGGTTTTGATGAAGCACGGGGTGATAAAATCAGTATTGAAGCTTTGATTACTAAACCCACTTCAATTCCATCACTCCCACTCACTTCTTCTGCGACCCAAAACAATGCACCCTTGAATTTAATTTTTAGCGCAATCTTTGGTTGCTTAGTTCTAGCAGTTTTTTTCTATTCTTTGACCGTTAAATCACGCCGTCGCCAAAGACAATTCTTGTTGACCGAATTAACTCAATGGTTAAATAAATATGAGTAA
- a CDS encoding FliH/SctL family protein — MAEVLKQVTLSDDFYLFRKPKLAQENDLIAPHQSYPSHTEDYDLVKEQAREEGYKIGFEKGIADGLDQGKMLAISKTNEIVQQLKNVLQTIPDALNESRLALKTDIADIVLVILQQFFIHQQSSKEAIAQQITGVLAHLNDKQKIILALNPQDLILLRQGTLNIDFSQYKDLNVIADETLTLGGCRIKTEHGLFDAGLERQIDCLKHALLQIKKRQAHE; from the coding sequence ATGGCTGAAGTTCTCAAACAAGTCACCTTAAGCGACGATTTTTATCTTTTTCGGAAACCAAAATTAGCTCAAGAAAATGACTTAATTGCTCCCCATCAATCCTACCCATCTCACACAGAAGATTATGACTTAGTCAAAGAGCAAGCACGTGAAGAGGGATATAAAATTGGTTTTGAAAAAGGCATCGCTGACGGTCTTGATCAAGGCAAAATGTTAGCCATAAGCAAGACAAATGAAATTGTGCAACAGCTGAAAAATGTATTGCAAACTATCCCTGATGCACTAAATGAAAGTCGACTGGCGTTAAAAACCGACATTGCGGACATTGTCTTAGTTATTTTGCAGCAATTTTTTATCCATCAACAATCTTCCAAAGAAGCAATCGCTCAACAAATTACTGGAGTTCTCGCCCATCTCAACGATAAGCAAAAAATCATCCTGGCATTAAATCCTCAAGATTTAATTTTACTGCGGCAGGGGACACTAAACATAGATTTTAGCCAGTACAAAGACCTGAATGTTATTGCTGATGAGACCCTTACCTTGGGTGGATGTCGCATCAAAACCGAACACGGCCTATTTGATGCTGGTCTTGAGCGACAAATTGATTGCTTAAAGCATGCGCTTTTACAAATTAAAAAGAGGCAGGCTCATGAATAA
- a CDS encoding FliI/YscN family ATPase, protein MNNWLNCLQPIERLGEIEQCLGLKLVANGPPQAFLGELCEIMDSRYQAIMHAEVIGFEQGKVFLMPFTTTKIQMGLKVRATGHSITVPAGEALLGRIVDAFAQPLDGQGDIFCSEQAPLQRSKINPLHRQPIKERLLTGIHAIDSLLPLGEGQRVGLFAGSGVGKSVLLGMIVKQIASDINVIALIGERGREVNDFIQQHLDSEVFKKSVVVVSCSDEPALMRKQAVFTATTIAEYFCSKGKKVALFMDSITRLAMAQREISLSLGEPPTTRGYTPTVFSLLPKIVERAGNFVGQGSITALYTVLVEGDDFNEPIADHMRALLDGHIILTRALAQQGHYPAIDILQSTSRLAAQLLTPEEQLLVDKIISLFSLYQQNKDMIDVGAYKPGNNPKLDYAITRIDTINQLLVQKQETLTLKTLLQRFSEILQ, encoded by the coding sequence ATGAATAACTGGCTAAATTGCCTACAACCCATAGAACGTCTAGGCGAAATTGAGCAATGCCTTGGCTTAAAATTAGTTGCCAATGGACCTCCTCAAGCTTTCCTTGGCGAGTTATGTGAAATTATGGATTCACGCTATCAGGCAATCATGCACGCCGAAGTGATTGGATTTGAGCAAGGCAAAGTTTTTTTAATGCCTTTTACCACGACTAAAATCCAGATGGGCCTCAAAGTGCGTGCCACAGGTCATTCCATAACAGTGCCTGCAGGAGAGGCACTGCTTGGGCGAATTGTCGATGCCTTTGCCCAACCCCTGGATGGACAAGGGGATATTTTTTGCTCTGAACAAGCACCCTTACAGAGAAGCAAAATAAATCCCCTCCACCGTCAACCGATCAAAGAGCGCCTGCTCACAGGTATTCATGCCATCGATAGTTTATTACCCCTGGGTGAGGGACAGCGTGTTGGGCTTTTTGCCGGCAGTGGTGTAGGTAAATCCGTCTTGCTTGGGATGATAGTCAAGCAGATCGCAAGCGATATCAATGTAATTGCACTCATCGGCGAACGCGGGCGAGAAGTCAATGATTTTATTCAGCAACACCTAGATAGTGAAGTTTTTAAAAAATCAGTTGTGGTTGTCTCGTGTAGCGATGAACCTGCTTTAATGCGTAAACAAGCAGTATTTACAGCAACCACAATTGCCGAATATTTTTGCAGTAAAGGCAAAAAAGTGGCACTGTTTATGGATTCAATAACCCGTCTTGCGATGGCACAGCGAGAGATTAGCCTAAGTTTGGGCGAACCGCCCACAACCCGAGGTTACACCCCCACGGTTTTCTCACTTTTGCCCAAAATTGTGGAGCGGGCTGGTAATTTTGTTGGCCAAGGGAGTATTACCGCACTTTACACTGTATTGGTTGAGGGAGATGATTTTAATGAGCCCATTGCTGATCATATGCGTGCGCTTTTAGATGGCCATATCATCCTAACCCGGGCATTAGCTCAACAAGGACACTATCCTGCTATTGATATTTTGCAAAGTACCTCACGTCTTGCTGCTCAGTTATTAACCCCAGAGGAACAATTGCTCGTTGATAAGATTATTTCTCTATTCAGCCTATATCAGCAAAACAAAGACATGATTGATGTCGGCGCTTATAAACCGGGCAATAATCCGAAGCTCGATTACGCCATTACCCGGATTGATACGATCAATCAACTGTTGGTGCAAAAACAAGAAACTTTAACCCTCAAAACTTTGTTACAACGTTTTTCTGAGATTTTACAATGA
- a CDS encoding flagellar hook assembly protein FlgD has product MTNAISPTQEMSIDQADYLKLFMQELTYQDPLKPIDNKEFMAQMAQFSALQEAQTTNQLLESLAESNKSLMLLGKNVTLRNSDLDGVVNKIEFSPNSPPWVHVLLTNGDNPRVQLTDITIVRNSANQ; this is encoded by the coding sequence ATGACCAATGCGATCAGTCCAACTCAAGAAATGAGCATTGATCAAGCCGATTACTTAAAACTATTCATGCAAGAACTAACTTATCAAGATCCGTTAAAACCAATTGATAATAAAGAGTTCATGGCACAGATGGCTCAATTTTCAGCACTCCAAGAAGCACAGACTACTAATCAACTATTAGAATCTTTAGCCGAGAGTAATAAAAGTCTAATGCTTCTCGGTAAAAATGTAACCCTTAGGAATAGCGATCTCGATGGAGTGGTCAACAAAATTGAATTTTCACCCAATTCTCCTCCATGGGTTCATGTACTACTCACCAACGGTGATAATCCACGTGTGCAATTAACGGATATCACCATTGTCCGAAATTCGGCTAACCAATAA
- a CDS encoding flagellar hook protein FlgE, whose protein sequence is MSNTYYTSLTGMLAASYGLQNASHNVANMQSPGFKRSDVFYSSLGDGKNHGQFGSGVTVAETATNFSAGKYLGTGNPADFAIVGQGFFIVRLKNGEILYTRNGEFNFNSEGVLVDKRSGGFVQGYNAHGDLVPIQQTAAKTLVGKATRHVNLAGDFILVKAKQNNNQDPDPIKSDYENIQFTVDNIFDAKGKAHKIEFEFKPKGYLRNQPNDNQPNTNYPNDNRLNNNRDGLEWELIKASYDGINLALTPQFLEFSDLQQGAPASGQNFIDLQLPSNQLVTFNFGNYMSDQDKSVRLNIEDAIKPATNITVYQQDGNIEGNLIGFSFDENGQISWQYDNNQTIGGIHIALAKFDDLEHNLIPANDNLFRAKTEQGRQIGRANKDGFGNLQPGKIETSNVDSTTEFANIIVLQRMFQACSQIMEIDKQLLEELHKK, encoded by the coding sequence ATGAGTAATACTTATTACACTAGTTTAACAGGAATGCTTGCGGCAAGTTATGGTTTGCAAAATGCATCGCATAATGTTGCGAATATGCAAAGTCCAGGTTTCAAACGCAGTGACGTGTTCTATTCTTCTCTTGGCGATGGAAAAAACCACGGTCAGTTTGGTTCAGGAGTGACTGTCGCAGAAACTGCCACAAATTTTAGTGCAGGCAAGTACCTCGGAACAGGAAACCCTGCTGATTTTGCCATTGTAGGCCAAGGATTTTTTATCGTCCGCCTTAAAAACGGTGAGATTCTATACACTCGCAACGGGGAATTTAATTTTAATAGCGAGGGTGTACTAGTTGACAAGCGCAGCGGTGGTTTCGTGCAAGGGTATAATGCACATGGCGATTTAGTCCCTATACAGCAAACTGCTGCTAAAACATTGGTCGGCAAAGCAACGCGTCATGTGAATTTGGCAGGTGATTTTATTCTTGTTAAAGCAAAACAGAATAACAACCAAGATCCAGATCCCATCAAAAGTGATTATGAAAATATTCAATTTACGGTTGATAATATTTTCGATGCTAAAGGTAAAGCCCATAAAATAGAATTTGAATTTAAACCTAAAGGATACTTAAGAAATCAACCAAACGACAATCAACCCAATACCAATTATCCCAACGATAATCGATTAAACAATAACCGGGATGGTTTGGAATGGGAACTGATCAAGGCAAGCTACGATGGTATAAATCTCGCACTTACTCCACAATTTTTGGAGTTTAGTGATCTTCAGCAGGGTGCTCCCGCTTCAGGACAGAATTTTATCGATCTTCAATTACCGAGTAATCAACTGGTCACCTTCAATTTTGGCAATTATATGTCTGATCAAGACAAATCCGTCCGTCTCAATATAGAAGACGCCATTAAACCCGCTACCAACATCACTGTGTATCAACAAGACGGCAACATTGAAGGAAATTTAATTGGATTTTCCTTTGATGAGAACGGACAAATCTCTTGGCAGTATGATAATAACCAAACGATAGGAGGAATCCACATTGCTTTAGCTAAGTTCGATGATCTAGAACACAATTTAATACCCGCTAACGATAATTTATTCCGCGCTAAAACTGAACAAGGTAGACAAATTGGCCGCGCCAATAAAGATGGTTTCGGTAATTTGCAACCTGGAAAAATCGAAACGTCGAATGTCGATTCGACTACTGAATTTGCAAATATTATTGTTTTGCAACGCATGTTCCAAGCTTGCTCTCAAATCATGGAAATCGATAAACAATTACTCGAAGAGTTACATAAGAAATGA
- a CDS encoding FliM/FliN family flagellar motor C-terminal domain-containing protein, with the protein MKKNAKPYRIINSIELQHLTHQFQEVLLHWNKTHFIEPIELEVSCCSEIYKFNETQLINDRNDSPIALIDQDYLPFLQKSIFGEVSYCLDQVSSEIFIRLLNDFLSMDSLQTTRNSTHYNEWIYPGSASLILTFSHNKGLFHLYLHPNWVLAHLQPQNSPTPLTGLELTLASKKLTLTIEFAAFRLPLGKLLNLQVGNIIKTDHALNKPLLVQYNNQTVCEGEIGRLLQHKSIQLTRS; encoded by the coding sequence ATGAAAAAAAATGCTAAACCATATCGCATAATCAACAGTATTGAGCTGCAACACCTTACGCATCAATTTCAGGAAGTATTACTGCATTGGAATAAGACACATTTTATCGAGCCTATTGAGTTAGAAGTCAGTTGCTGTTCAGAAATTTATAAGTTTAATGAAACGCAGTTGATTAACGATAGAAATGATAGTCCTATCGCCCTAATTGACCAAGACTATTTGCCATTTTTGCAAAAATCTATTTTCGGTGAAGTGTCTTATTGCCTCGATCAAGTCAGTTCTGAGATATTTATCCGTTTATTAAATGATTTTCTATCCATGGATTCACTGCAAACCACCCGCAATTCAACCCACTACAACGAATGGATATACCCCGGATCGGCGTCATTGATTTTAACCTTTAGCCATAACAAAGGATTATTTCATCTTTATCTCCATCCAAACTGGGTATTGGCTCATCTGCAACCCCAAAATTCTCCTACTCCTTTGACAGGCTTAGAGCTCACTTTAGCCTCAAAAAAGCTAACTTTGACCATCGAATTTGCAGCATTTCGCCTCCCTTTAGGGAAACTTCTTAATTTGCAGGTAGGAAATATCATTAAAACCGATCATGCTTTAAACAAACCCCTACTTGTTCAATACAACAATCAAACGGTTTGCGAAGGCGAAATCGGTCGATTATTGCAACATAAATCAATTCAGCTAACGAGGTCATAA
- a CDS encoding FliM/FliN family flagellar motor switch protein, translating into MSITVKKIALSELETQTEGESLFRDNYLDLVASLEIECQVRLGSITISISELRRLQQGQILRLDQKTHEPIDILVNNQVIARGELMSADDCFALLITEAPHE; encoded by the coding sequence ATGAGTATTACCGTAAAAAAAATTGCCTTATCCGAATTAGAGACACAAACAGAGGGCGAATCGCTGTTCAGAGACAACTACTTGGATCTTGTTGCTTCTTTAGAAATTGAATGCCAAGTGCGTTTGGGCAGCATCACCATCTCGATAAGCGAATTGCGCCGGCTTCAACAAGGTCAAATATTACGCTTGGATCAAAAAACACACGAACCCATTGATATTTTAGTTAACAATCAAGTGATTGCACGAGGGGAGCTGATGAGCGCTGACGATTGTTTTGCCCTTCTTATAACCGAGGCTCCTCATGAGTAA
- the fliP gene encoding flagellar type III secretion system pore protein FliP (The bacterial flagellar biogenesis protein FliP forms a type III secretion system (T3SS)-type pore required for flagellar assembly.) produces MLRGKKLLITSMALFFAYLPLIAHAHSPTLSFGPIHFDQDGISPALQVFVLLTLLSLAPSLLIMLSSFTRIVVVLSMLRNALGLQQTPPNSVLISLSLFLTLFSMMPVAKVIYTEAYQPYQTHQINTETALAKAKIPLKQFMLRQTREKDMQVILELAKEPLPATAQDIKLYQLIPAFLLSELQTAFQIGFMIFLPFLLVDLIISGILMTMGMMMVPPMTIALPVKILLFVLIDGWDIVIQALIGSFH; encoded by the coding sequence ATGTTGCGCGGTAAAAAATTATTAATTACAAGCATGGCCTTATTCTTTGCCTACCTCCCTTTAATAGCCCACGCGCATTCCCCAACATTATCTTTTGGTCCTATTCACTTCGATCAGGATGGCATTTCTCCAGCCCTGCAGGTTTTTGTTTTGTTAACTTTATTAAGTTTAGCCCCTAGTTTACTCATTATGCTTTCCTCTTTTACCCGTATTGTCGTCGTGTTATCTATGCTTCGTAACGCTTTAGGGTTGCAACAAACACCGCCGAATTCAGTCCTCATCAGTTTGTCATTATTCCTTACCCTTTTTTCCATGATGCCTGTGGCTAAAGTGATTTACACAGAAGCTTATCAACCTTATCAAACTCATCAAATTAATACCGAAACGGCTCTCGCAAAAGCAAAAATTCCATTAAAGCAATTCATGCTAAGACAGACGCGCGAAAAAGACATGCAGGTGATTTTAGAATTAGCAAAAGAACCCTTACCAGCAACAGCACAGGATATCAAATTGTATCAACTTATTCCGGCATTCCTACTTAGCGAATTACAAACAGCTTTTCAAATTGGCTTCATGATTTTTTTACCTTTTTTGCTGGTTGATCTCATTATTTCGGGTATTTTAATGACCATGGGAATGATGATGGTTCCACCGATGACGATTGCCCTGCCCGTCAAAATTTTACTCTTTGTATTAATCGATGGATGGGATATAGTGATACAAGCTTTGATTGGGAGTTTTCACTAG